GCGTGCCGGCAGCCGTCTGCTGTACATCGCAGGGCAGGGCGGCGAAGACCTGCAGGGCAACCTGTCGGCGCGTTTCGATGAGCAGGCGCGCCAGGCCCTGGTGAATCTGAAGATCGCCCTGGCCTCCCGTGGGGCTGCCCTTGAGCACGTGTTCAAGCTCACCTTGCTGGTGGTCGACCATTCCGAGGCGCGCCTGAGCCAGTGGGTGGCCGAGGCCCAGCGCGCCTGGGGTGACCGAATGACGCCGACCTGCACGCTAATTCCGGTCCCGCGCCTGGCGCTGGACGGAATGCTGGTGGAAGTGGATGCGATGGCGGCGCTGCCCGAATAACCTGGCCCTACAGGGGGATAGTCCAAACCATCGTGCAAGGGCTTGCCCCACGCTGGGCTGGTAGACTCGCGATTTGCGAATTGATCGAGCCTGCACCATGACTGTCCCTGTCGAGTTGCT
This window of the Pseudomonas mosselii genome carries:
- a CDS encoding RidA family protein; protein product: MTQPAAFALSNPEGLYDPSGNAYSHVAEVRAGSRLLYIAGQGGEDLQGNLSARFDEQARQALVNLKIALASRGAALEHVFKLTLLVVDHSEARLSQWVAEAQRAWGDRMTPTCTLIPVPRLALDGMLVEVDAMAALPE